A DNA window from Selenomonas sp. oral taxon 126 contains the following coding sequences:
- the speD gene encoding adenosylmethionine decarboxylase: MDGKLKLYGFNNLTKALSFNIYDICYAKSAREQRDYIKYIDEQYNSDRLTKILSQVTDMIGARILNIAKQDYDPQGASVTMLIAEEAAVVSGSKKPVNAKAPVPETILAHLDKSHVTVHTYPEFHPDTSIATFRVDIDVATCGEITPLQTLDYLISQFDSDIITMDYRVRGFTRDLQGRKLFVDSKMTSIQEFIKQETLDEYDAVDINLYQASLFHTRMLIKEPQLQNYLFNTDVDEIPPKTRLLISTSLRREMIEIFSGRNVY; the protein is encoded by the coding sequence CTGAAATTATATGGGTTTAACAACCTTACGAAGGCGTTGAGCTTCAATATCTATGATATTTGCTATGCAAAATCTGCACGTGAACAGCGGGATTATATCAAATACATCGACGAGCAATATAATTCCGACCGCCTCACGAAGATTCTATCGCAGGTCACAGATATGATCGGCGCACGGATTCTCAACATTGCCAAGCAGGACTACGATCCGCAGGGGGCAAGCGTCACAATGCTGATTGCAGAGGAGGCAGCCGTTGTCTCCGGCAGCAAGAAGCCCGTGAATGCAAAGGCGCCCGTGCCGGAGACCATCCTTGCACATCTCGACAAGAGCCATGTGACGGTGCACACCTATCCCGAGTTCCATCCCGACACCAGTATTGCGACCTTTCGCGTGGATATCGATGTGGCCACCTGCGGGGAGATCACGCCGCTGCAGACGCTCGACTATCTCATCAGTCAGTTCGACTCGGATATCATCACGATGGATTACCGTGTGCGCGGCTTTACGCGCGATCTGCAGGGACGCAAGCTCTTTGTGGACAGCAAGATGACCTCCATTCAGGAGTTCATCAAGCAGGAGACGCTCGACGAGTACGACGCTGTGGACATCAACCTCTATCAGGCGAGCCTCTTTCACACGCGCATGCTCATCAAGGAGCCTCAGCTGCAGAACTACCTCTTCAATACGGATGTTGATGAGATTCCGCCGAAGACACGCCTGCTCATCAGCACGAGCCTGCGCCGTGAGATGATCGAGATCTTCAGCGGTCGGAATGTCTATTGA
- a CDS encoding helix-hairpin-helix domain-containing protein — MPMFRKSLLILLVLALAVLCGTMYGYYGEQQTIALDPAGIEQVEAKRAVTVYVCGEVKKPGLVTLTEGQRVADAVNAVGGVIETADIDRINMAALLEDGMQVRVPMRIVDAEGRSKSAGIGKNAEGQINLNTATEKELQELPGIGPAISARIVEYREEHGDFQNIEDVKQVRGIGNAKFEKLKDKVTI; from the coding sequence ATGCCCATGTTCAGAAAATCGCTCCTTATTCTGCTTGTTCTTGCGCTCGCGGTGCTTTGCGGGACGATGTACGGATACTATGGGGAGCAGCAGACAATCGCGCTTGATCCGGCAGGGATTGAGCAGGTCGAGGCAAAGCGCGCCGTCACCGTATATGTGTGCGGTGAGGTAAAGAAGCCGGGTCTGGTGACACTCACCGAGGGTCAGCGCGTTGCCGATGCCGTCAATGCCGTAGGCGGCGTGATCGAGACGGCGGACATCGACCGCATCAATATGGCTGCACTTTTGGAGGACGGCATGCAGGTGCGCGTCCCCATGAGGATTGTGGATGCGGAGGGACGCTCCAAATCTGCAGGCATAGGCAAAAACGCAGAGGGACAGATCAACCTCAATACGGCGACGGAAAAGGAGCTGCAGGAACTCCCCGGCATTGGTCCTGCCATATCGGCGCGCATCGTCGAATACCGCGAGGAGCACGGCGACTTCCAAAACATCGAAGATGTAAAGCAGGTGCGCGGCATCGGCAATGCCAAATTTGAAAAGCTGAAAGACAAGGTGACCATATGA